GATGTGAAGTCAAAAGAAGAAGCGGTCGAGTGGGCAAAGAAATGCCCGGCAGTTAAAGTCGACAGCGGCGCAGTCATAGAGGTGAGACAGATATTTGAGATGTCTGAGATGCCTCCTGAAGTCCGGAAAGCCGGAGAAAGCAAAGTGGTACAGGAAGCGATCGAGAAAAAAAGAAAATCTAAAGTACCCGCCCGTTAGTCGATCGGGAAGCGGTAGTTAAAAATGAACAAAGTGATTGTTTACCTTGGTCTCAAACTCGACGGCGTCATGCAGGCGCCGGCGCGGCCCGACGAGGACACCCGCGGCGACTTCAAGCACGGCGGCTGGGCGGTGCCGTACATCGACTCCGTCAGCATGGCAGCGGAATTCTTGTCCGATCGTTGATGAAGCACAATTTGATCGACGAGTACCACCTTTCCATTCACCCATTGGTTCTCGGATCGGGAAGCCGCCTCTTTCCGGATGGCAGCCCATTTTCTGCCCTTAAGCTGATCGACAGTAAGATTACGACAACCGGAGTGATAATGGCAACCTATCGACCAACTTCTGGGCAGGAGTGAAAATAACTGACTCAAAGTATAAGAAACCATTGCAAAAAAGATAAGGAATAGCCATGAAATACATTTGTCTTGGTTACATGGACGAAAAAATTTTCGAGGAATTTTCCGAAAGCGAACGGAGTAATTTTGTGGATCAGTGTTTTTCGTATGATGAAGAGCTGAAGAGAACCGGCCGTTACGTCGGCGGCGAAGCTCTTCAACCTGCACTGAACGCGGCCACCTTACGAATCAAGAATGGCCGCGTGTCGGTCACGGATGGGCCGTTCGCCGAAACGAAAGAACAGATCGGTGGAATCATGATACTTGAGGCGGACGACCTGAACCATGCAATACAGCTTATGTCGAAACATCCGTCGCTCGCTCTTAATAAAGGAGGAGGATGTTGGGAGATTCGGCCCGCCGCCGATCTAAGCGCGATGATTGAGGAAAGCGAGAAAAGACGCGGTGAAAAGGAACAGGATGTGCCGTGAAGTACATTTGCCTCGCATACGAGGAAGAGCATAAGCTGAACACCCTCACGAAGAGTGAATGGGATTCCTTGCGAACTCAAACGATGAATTATGTTGAAGATCTTAGACGCCGTGGTAAATTCATTTCAGCAGAACCATTGCAGAGCGTCCGCAACG
This sequence is a window from Candidatus Acidiferrales bacterium. Protein-coding genes within it:
- a CDS encoding dihydrofolate reductase family protein; translated protein: MKHNLIDEYHLSIHPLVLGSGSRLFPDGSPFSALKLIDSKITTTGVIMATYRPTSGQE
- a CDS encoding YciI family protein, which gives rise to MKYICLGYMDEKIFEEFSESERSNFVDQCFSYDEELKRTGRYVGGEALQPALNAATLRIKNGRVSVTDGPFAETKEQIGGIMILEADDLNHAIQLMSKHPSLALNKGGGCWEIRPAADLSAMIEESEKRRGEKEQDVP